The Oryzias latipes chromosome 16, ASM223467v1 genome includes a region encoding these proteins:
- the LOC101160192 gene encoding CUGBP Elav-like family member 3 isoform X3: MNRPIQVKPADSEGRGEDRKLFVGMLGKQQTDEDVRRLFEPFGTIDECTVLRGPDGTSKGCAFVKFQGHAEAQAAINSLHGSRTMPGASSSLVVKFADTEKERGLRRMQQVASQLGIFSPMTLNFPAYNAYTQAVNAQLVQHQALVAQSAYLSPVATVAAVQMQQMAALNANGIIATPITPITPSSGTNTPPAIAATPVPALPPPIGMNGYSSVPAPTNGQQTETLYTNGVHQYQAQSPAALDPLQQAYAGMQHYTAAYPAAYGLVGQPFPQQQTLVAQQHQQPQQQQQREGPEGCNIFIYHLPQEFSDSEMLQMFLPFGNVISAKVFVDRATNQSKCFGFVSFDNPASAQAAIQAMNGFQIGMKRLKVQLKRPKDANRPY; this comes from the exons ATGAATCGACCAATCCAAGTTAAGCCAGCTGACAGCGAGGGTCGAGGGG AAGACAGGAAATTGTTTGTAGGCATGCTGGGAAAGCAACAGACCGATGAGGATGTCAGAAGGCTGTTTGAGCCCTTTGGCACCATAGATGAGTGTACTGTTTTGAGAGGACCAGATGGCACAAGCAAAG GGTGTGCTTTTGTGAAGTTCCAAGGACATGCGGAAGCCCAGGCTGCTATCAACAGCTTGCATGGGAGTCGCACAATGCCT GGAGCGTCATCCAGTCTGGTGGTGAAGTTTGCTGACACGGAAAAGGAGCGAGGGCTGAGGAGGATGCAGCAGGTGGCCTCCCAACTGGGCATCTTCAGCCCCATGACCCTCAACTTCCCTGCCTACAACGCATACACACAGGCCGTCAATGCACAG CTCGTTCAacatcaggccttggttgctcAGTCAGCGTACTTGTCTCCTGTGGCTACAGTTGCTGCGGTACAGATGCAGCAGATGGCTGCACTCAATGCCAACGGAATCATTGCCACACCCATTACACCCATCACACCATCTTCGG GTACAAACACCCCACCAGCTATTGCTGCAACACCTGTGCCAGCTCTCCCCCCACCAATTGGAATGAACGGTTACAGCAGCGTGCCAGCTCCCACCAATGGACAACAAACAGAAACTTTATACACTAATGGTGTTCACCAAtatcaag CTCAGAGTCCAGCAGCCTTGGATCCATTACAGCAAGCCTATGCTGGCATGCAGCACTACACAG CGGCATATCCTGCTGCCTACGGATTGGTTGGCCAGCCGTTTCCTCAACAGCAAACACTAGTTGCCCAGCAACACCAGCAGCCTCAGCAACAGCAGCAACGAGAAG GTCCAGAGGGATGTAACATCTTCATCTACCACCTGCCTCAGGAGTTTAGTGACTCTGAGATGCTGCAGATGTTCCTGCCCTTTGGCAATGTCATATCCGCCAAGGTGTTTGTGGACCGTGCCACCAACCAGAGCAAATGCTTCG GATTTGTGAGTTTTGACAACCCAGCCAGCGCCCAGGCAGCTATCCAGGCTATGAATGGCTTTCAGATTGGCATGAAAAGACTCAAAGTGCAGCTCAAGAGGCCAAAGGATGCAAATCGTCCATACTGA
- the LOC101160439 gene encoding ceramide synthase 2-like: MLAELSEWFWQERLWFPKGLGWADLVDRDGRVYAKANDLWVALPIALVFLIVRQIFERTVATPLASLLGVKETVRLKAPHNPTLECYYCNISKTPSQSSIASLCKQTGSSERQIQRWFRRRRNQDRPSLLKKFREASWRFTFYLLAFIAGLASLIDKPWLYDVKQMWEGFPVMTLLPSQYWYYMIELGFYGSLLFSVASDVKRKDFKEQIVHHVATILLISFSWCVNYIRAGTLIMLVHDSSDYFLESAKMFNYAGWRNACNYIFIIFAAVFIVTRLIIFPFWIIYCTWVYPVTIYKPFFGYYFFNGLLMTLQCLHIFWAILIIRIAIRFLTSNEKVDDERSDKDETDESEEEEEEAKDKKHSRKNGPMQNGHTVHNNNHRKTE; encoded by the exons ATGCTGGCAGAGCTGAGCGAGTGGTTCTGGCAGGAGCGGCTGTGGTTTCCAAAGGGTCTGGGCTGGGCGGACTTGGTGGACCGGGATGGACGTGTTTATGCCAAAGCCAACGACTTATGGGTGGCACTTCCCATCGCCCTGGTATTCCTCATTGTCCGCCAGATCTTTGAAAG gaCAGTGGCGACACCTTTAGCGTCTCTTCTTGGGGTGAAGGAGACGGTGCGGCTCAAAGCTCCACACAACCCTACACTGGAATGCTACTACTGTAACATCAGCAAAACCCCAAGTCAG TCGTCCATAGCAAGCCTGTGCAAGCAGACTGGCTCCTCGGAGCGGCAGATCCAGCGATGGTTCAGGCGACGGAGGAACCAGGATAGACCGAGTTTACTGAAAAAGTTTCGGGAGGCCAG TTGGAGATTTACGTTTTACCTTCTTGCTTTCATTGCTGGCCTGGCATCCCTTATTGAT AAACCATGGCTGTATGATGTGAAGCAGATGTGGGAAGGCTTCCCAGTTATG ACTCTCCTCCCATCCCAGTACTGGTACTACATGATCGAGCTGGGCTTCTACGGTTCTTTACTCTTCAGTGTGGCCTCTGATGTCAAGCGCAAA GACTTTAAGGAGCAGATTGTTCACCACGTAGCCACCATCCTCCTCATCAGCTTTTCCTGGTGTGTGAACTACATCCGTGCTGGAACTCTCATCATGCTGGTGCACGACTCCTCCGATTATTTCCTCGAG TCTGCAAAGATGTTCAACTATGCTGGGTGGAGAAATGCCTGCAACTACATCTTCATCATCTTTGCTGCGGTGTTCATCGTCACTCGCCTCATAATCTTTCCATTCTG gatTATTTACTGTACATGGGTATACCCAGTGACTATCTACAAGCCCTTCTTTGGCTACTACTTCTTCAATGGACTGCTGATGACTTTGCAGTGCCTCCACATCTTCTGGGCAATCCTCATCATTCGCATAGCAATCCGCTTCCTCACCAGCAAT GAAAAAGTCGATGACGAAAGAAGTGACAAAGACGAAACGGATGAatcagaagaggaggaagaggaggcgaAGGATAAAAAGCACTCTAGGAAAAATGGACCCATGCAGAACGGTCACACAgttcacaacaacaaccaccgcAAGACGGAGTGA